A genome region from Paludibacterium sp. B53371 includes the following:
- a CDS encoding nucleotide sugar dehydrogenase, producing the protein MKQQVLNRIADKSAVIGIVGLGYVGLPLMLRFAEVGYKVLGFDIDQSKVDALMAGKSYIEHISAASIAQARERGFEATTDFSRAGEADTLILCVPTPLNKYREPDLSFVLDTIDSLVPYLRPGHLVSLESTTYPGTTDEELLPRVESRGLKVGQDAFLVFSPEREDPGNPDFTTRTIPKVCGGVTPACQEIGVALYSAVIDKVVPVSSTRAAEMTKLLENIHRAVNIGLVNEMKIVADRMGIDIHEVIRAAATKPFGFVPYYPGPGLGGHCIPIDPFYLTWKAREYGVNTRFIELAGEVNSNMPDYVVSKVAAALNKRQKAINGSRVLVLGIAYKKNVDDMRESPSVMLMEKLRDLGARVSYSDPHVPVFPKMREHTFDLKSEPFTAESLASYDCVVLATDHDKFDYPLLKQSAKLIVDSRGKFLEPAEHIVKA; encoded by the coding sequence ATCAAGCAGCAAGTACTCAACCGGATTGCGGATAAATCCGCGGTGATCGGTATCGTCGGTCTGGGCTATGTGGGCCTGCCGCTGATGCTGCGTTTTGCCGAAGTCGGCTACAAGGTGCTGGGCTTTGATATCGACCAGAGCAAGGTCGACGCCCTGATGGCCGGCAAGTCCTACATTGAACACATTTCGGCGGCCTCGATTGCGCAGGCGCGTGAGCGCGGTTTTGAAGCCACGACGGATTTCAGCCGTGCCGGCGAGGCCGACACGCTGATTCTGTGTGTGCCGACGCCGCTGAACAAGTATCGCGAGCCGGATCTGTCTTTTGTGCTGGATACCATTGATTCGCTGGTGCCGTATCTGCGCCCGGGTCATCTGGTGTCGCTGGAGTCCACCACTTATCCGGGGACGACGGATGAAGAGCTGCTGCCGCGTGTTGAGTCGCGTGGTCTGAAGGTGGGTCAGGATGCCTTCCTGGTGTTCTCGCCGGAGCGTGAGGATCCGGGTAATCCGGATTTCACTACCCGCACGATTCCGAAGGTCTGCGGTGGTGTGACCCCGGCCTGCCAGGAGATTGGTGTGGCGCTGTATTCGGCGGTGATTGACAAGGTGGTGCCGGTGTCGTCGACGCGCGCTGCGGAGATGACCAAGCTGCTGGAGAATATTCACCGTGCGGTGAATATCGGTCTGGTGAACGAGATGAAGATCGTGGCCGACCGCATGGGTATTGATATTCACGAAGTGATCCGCGCGGCCGCGACCAAGCCGTTTGGCTTCGTGCCTTACTATCCGGGCCCGGGTCTGGGTGGTCACTGTATTCCGATTGATCCGTTCTATCTGACCTGGAAGGCGCGTGAGTACGGGGTGAATACCCGTTTCATCGAGCTGGCCGGTGAGGTGAACTCGAATATGCCGGATTATGTGGTCAGCAAGGTGGCGGCGGCGCTGAACAAGCGTCAGAAGGCCATCAACGGCAGCCGTGTGCTGGTGCTGGGCATTGCTTACAAGAAGAATGTCGATGATATGCGCGAGAGTCCGTCGGTGATGCTGATGGAAAAGCTGCGTGATCTGGGTGCCCGCGTGTCTTATTCGGATCCGCATGTGCCGGTGTTCCCGAAGATGCGCGAGCACACGTTCGACTTGAAGAGCGAGCCGTTCACGGCCGAGTCGCTGGCCAGCTACGATTGTGTGGTGCTGGCGACGGATCATGACAAGTTCGATTATCCGCTGTTGAAGCAATCGGCCAAGCTGATTGTCG
- a CDS encoding polyamine aminopropyltransferase produces the protein MPEVEISEADGIRSLHLGSETVQSSMNLDDPTDLVLSYSRAMMGFLLFNADPAHILQIGLGGGSLSRFIDFYLRDTKSVAVDINPQVIAVARAFFELPEEGERFEIIEADGADYVKIFRDSTDVILVDGFDGLQIVDALTTEDFFEDCRRALTEDGIFVTNWWSGDKRYMAFLERLLGVFEGRVLELPAASHGNVAVMAFNSMPKLTRWAALEKRADELERRFGLEFGEFVSRMRLMNPQGERCLNP, from the coding sequence ATGCCGGAGGTGGAGATCAGCGAGGCGGATGGGATTCGTTCGCTGCATCTCGGTTCGGAAACGGTGCAAAGCTCGATGAATCTGGATGACCCGACGGATCTGGTGTTGTCTTATAGCCGGGCCATGATGGGGTTTCTGCTGTTCAATGCCGATCCGGCGCATATTCTGCAGATTGGTCTGGGGGGCGGCTCGCTGTCGCGCTTCATTGATTTTTATTTGCGTGATACCAAGAGTGTGGCGGTGGATATTAATCCGCAGGTGATCGCGGTGGCGCGGGCTTTCTTTGAGTTGCCGGAAGAGGGTGAGCGTTTCGAGATTATTGAGGCGGACGGCGCGGACTACGTGAAGATTTTCCGTGATTCGACGGATGTGATTCTGGTGGATGGTTTTGATGGTCTGCAGATTGTCGATGCGCTGACGACGGAGGATTTTTTCGAGGATTGTCGCCGTGCGCTGACCGAGGACGGGATTTTCGTGACGAACTGGTGGAGCGGGGATAAGCGTTATATGGCTTTTCTGGAGCGGCTGCTGGGGGTGTTCGAAGGTCGGGTGCTGGAGTTGCCGGCGGCCAGTCATGGCAATGTGGCGGTGATGGCGTTTAACAGTATGCCGAAGCTGACGCGCTGGGCGGCGCTGGAGAAGCGGGCGGATGAGCTGGAGCGTCGTTTCGGGCTGGAGTTTGGTGAGTTTGTTTCGCGGATGCGGCTGATGAATCCGCAGGGTGAGCGCTGCCTGAATCCTTAG
- the ttcA gene encoding tRNA 2-thiocytidine(32) synthetase TtcA yields the protein MQTPVTEADAKAKKAAYEAGKLTKRLRHHVGDAINDFNMIEPGDRVMVCLSGGKDSYALLDILLGLQKSAPIDFSLVAVNLDQKQPGFPADVLPNYLKTLGVEYRIVEEDTYSIVKRVIPEGKTTCGLCSRLRRGILYRVADELGATKIALGHHRDDILETLFLNMFYGGKLKSMPPKLVSDDGRHMVIRPLAYCRESDLERYAALRQFPIIPCNLCGSQPNLQRQVVKQMIQDWDKRFPGRAETMFSALRNVVPSHLADTSLFDFAGLKLGEVPAGGGDLAFDKEEFKSPATINILDSRPKESACGE from the coding sequence ATGCAAACTCCCGTTACCGAGGCAGATGCCAAGGCCAAAAAGGCGGCCTACGAGGCCGGCAAACTGACCAAGCGGCTGCGTCATCACGTTGGTGATGCCATCAACGATTTCAACATGATTGAGCCGGGCGACCGGGTGATGGTGTGTCTGTCGGGGGGCAAGGACAGTTACGCCCTGCTGGACATCCTGCTTGGCCTGCAGAAGTCGGCGCCGATCGATTTTTCGCTGGTGGCGGTCAATCTCGATCAGAAGCAGCCCGGCTTTCCGGCGGATGTGCTGCCCAATTACCTGAAAACCCTCGGCGTTGAATATCGCATCGTCGAGGAGGATACCTACTCGATCGTCAAGCGTGTCATTCCCGAGGGCAAGACCACCTGCGGTCTGTGCTCGCGTCTGCGTCGCGGTATTCTGTACCGTGTGGCCGATGAGCTGGGCGCGACCAAGATTGCGCTCGGTCATCATCGCGATGACATTCTGGAAACGCTGTTTCTCAATATGTTCTATGGCGGCAAGCTCAAGTCGATGCCGCCCAAGCTGGTGTCCGACGATGGTCGTCATATGGTGATTCGCCCGCTGGCGTATTGTCGTGAAAGCGATCTGGAGCGTTATGCCGCGCTGCGTCAGTTCCCGATTATTCCGTGCAATTTGTGTGGCTCGCAGCCGAATCTGCAGCGCCAGGTGGTGAAGCAGATGATTCAGGACTGGGACAAGCGTTTCCCGGGCCGGGCCGAAACCATGTTCAGTGCGTTGCGCAATGTGGTGCCTTCGCATCTGGCGGATACGTCGCTGTTTGATTTCGCCGGGCTGAAGCTGGGCGAGGTGCCGGCGGGCGGGGGGGACCTGGCTTTCGACAAGGAAGAGTTCAAATCGCCTGCCACGATCAATATTCTGGATTCGCGCCCGAAGGAGTCGGCCTGTGGCGAATAA